GAATTacagaaattattttaaatactttttattaAGTAAAGAGTATggtatattttattaattaaataaattttaattttctatttattttattttatatcatttactcaaatttaaaatttaaggttcagaatttagaatttagagtttaaaatttaagtaaGAGTTCAAAGAGCGACACACTCCTTATTTTTTTCGAAACGCATTAGCATTGGCGTAAATAAAACCATATATACATCTCCAGCTTAGTTtagtattttaaaaatcttaaaaattctTCAATGCATGTTTCTTGTGTCACTCTATGCTAGTAATATAGAAATTATCTTAAAATTTgtgatttttcttttgctttggTAAAGCATTGTGGCAGGTGTACCAGCACATGTTATTGGACGCTTAAATGAGCATGATCCATCTTTAACCATGAAGCATGGTAAGCAACCCTTTCATATTAGTATTTGATTTTAAGATTGTACATAACACATCAGTTTGATGTGACTTTGCAGATGCTACAAAAGAATTTTGATAACTCTTTAATAAGAATTATTTTTCATTATGTTTGtaataattatattagttttgctgaaattttaaaaaatatttcttatttcttcaaattttttttgtaggtATAATAAGGCAAAAAGTATAAAAGGCATAAAAGTATCAATCGGGAACGGACCTATAATagtattatttatttgcccccaTTAAATTTATCTCCATTATAATAGATGAATATATAAGAACATAAGTTATAGAGAGATTAGTACATTTATACGAGTTTGAGAGAGTTTCTTATATATTCAAGATCAGCTCTTTTTCACACCACAAACTTTGCTCTTTCTTGTTTCATGTTTGAGATATTTTGGCAAAGAAATTTTAGCATACAGCAATAGGTGACCGTTGAACTTAATGTCATGTTTCAAAAGTAAAAGTGAAGCTATGAGCTACAATTTTGAACATTTTTACCTGGAAAGTTGCAATAAGATTCCATCTTTGTATTGGAAAAATGTCAACCAaggatattaaaaaaaaaaaaatgaaaagttgAGAAAAAAAGAACCCTCACAAACATTTGCTAGAATATCCAACTTTAGTGATTTCTTTGCTCTATGTACCATAAAATGGTTTAAAAGTTCTATGATCTGATGCTAATGATGCATCTTgaattagttgaaaaaaaaaaaatttgagcaAGAACTCAATCATTCAGATCATAAGAAAAAAACCAAATGAGAGGCATAAGCAAAAGGAGAATAAAATTGTATCTGTACCATCCATTTCCATTATTTATTCAATGGAGAACTACTAGGGAAAATATAGATTTAAAATGTACTAAATTATGTTCACCTAAGaacataagaacaagaaaaaataaatgatgAAAAACAAGGTAAGTAACTTCTCATCAGAATCcagaaaataaatttcaattcACCAGTCACCAATGTTCTATACACATGGTCCTGCTAGAATTGGTTCTCCAGAAGAAAACATGCCGGTTCGCATTTTGCAGTATAGCTATAGTTAGATGAACTGTACTTCCTACGCACACCAGTGAGTTTCGCAGTTGCGGCCTTCTGGTGTAAGCCAACCATCATCCGAGAGCACTCGCTGAAATTCGCCAATAAGATAAACATATTGTTAGTATTAGTGTAATGTCTCAAAATAGTTGATAATTCTAAGACAAGAAGTTTTCTTACAATATCTGATCTTCTGAGTAGTTTGTGTGCCATTCACATGTCTTGTTCCATTGTTTGAAGCCACTGACAGTGCATTGAGCCGTGTAGACTGCGGCCGCAGCTAGCAAAGATGCCGGGAACTTCAGCATATCATATTCCACAAGAGAGAGCTCTATCAAGAAGAAAGCCAGCAGCTCAAGCTGTTCCAAGGCAGAAAAACTAAAAGGGTAAGTGTGGAGTTCTTGCGAATTTGTGATTGCgaaaaagtatataaattaaCAAAGACTAGTACCGACTTTTTTGTCGGCTTGAGCTGCCTTCAGGAATCTTCTCATAAAAACATATGCAGTTGGCACAGAAATGTTAAACTGCAATGTGTTGAGCATCAACTTCTCCTGCAATGTTTGAAAAGAAAATCTCAGCCAAAATGGCAAAACTGATGCCATTTTGCAAATGCGAAAAGATAAATGATATGTTTGTTATATTTACCATGTCCAGAACATCCTTCCTTGTGTAAGCTTTATCCGAAATAAGGATTAAATCGCCAACCACAGGCACAGAAACTTCCTCATACTTGCAAGCCAAAAGCATGGCAACCAAACCAACCAGCTGAAGCTTCTTTCTTATCACAGTTTGTTTGGCCAAGAATCTGTCTATGAGATTAATTGTAAGAAACAATGTCTCTTGCATGAGGTTGAATTTATCATGCACCTGAAAAGAAGCTCAAAACAAGAATATCAATATTCGAGCACGAGTTTGAGTCCCTTTTTGGCATAGTGGTTTTAGTAGAAACATTTTAATACATACCTCAATGAGCCAGTCAACAAGTATAGCCCTCATTCTTTCATTAATGTCAAATTGTTGCGCCATATAATCCGGCGAGACACAGTTCAAACTCTGCATGAAAGTAATGATGTTAGTCATCAAAATGGTAATGAGATCTAATATATACTTTTTCAATACAATAAATCCATCATTTAGACTATGCTATGATTTTCCAAACAACctcaaaattttgatttagcAAACTTTACTTATATCTTTCTGTCATTGATTGCAGATTTGCAAGTTATGAAAGCAAACAGAACAAGAGTAACAACAACAAATGTAAATTGGAAAAAAACTCAATGATGCAATCAAGAAATTTAAACATTGTTAAGTGATCAAGTTGACACACAAAAAAGCATGCAAGTCGCACATTCGGATGAGCTGAATTAACTCCATTTTCAAGTTTAATAAAATGATTGCAAGATATAGAAGATCAAGGTTATTATTAGAATGAATAAACTATAACTTGAAAATGAATAAACTTTACTATTCAAATCTAACACCTTCACACAATAGATCACATGAACTATTTAGAATCAAACCAAAAGGAATTGATTATGCAAAAACACACAATATATGCCAAGCTCAAACACACAAGTCTAAGGCTTAAAAATAGTGATTCATTGGGGAATGAACTTCAAATGCAAAAGTCCTTAAGTGTTTAACTGTCCTAAAAGGTGCAATTCGGTATACCTCAAATTTTCTGTAGTGTGCATGAAGATCTTCGATGTATTCCACCACCGCAAGATGATCATCCACATCGCTGCTATCGATGTTTATAATAGACTCCTCCTCAACTATATCCTCCATCTCAATTTCCTCCTACAGCAGGTTTGGtcacaaattcaaaataagAAATAGACTTCAGGGATAATATGAAAGTGAAACTAAAACAACAGACTATAGTACCACCTGCACTAGTTTTGGTTTCTCCAAGGACATGGGCACTGGTTGATCTGCTGTTAACTTTTGTTCCTCATCGATGAGGATTAAGTCTTCAAATCTGGTCGAATTCGAGGGGTTCGACTTGGTAGGATCCTGTTCAAATTGAGCAACCACCATATAAACATTAGCATAATAACAATAGTCAATGACATTGCAACAATTTCAGCATCAAAGAAATTGAAACAAAGAAAGGGTACCTCAGCACAAGATTGTTGTTGCTGGGAAGCAATTTGAGCAGCAAACCtcctaaaataaattaatcaattttAACAAACATTAGTTTTTCACTTATCCTTCATTTGGTCACCTAGTAATTTATGAACAACATTGAAAGAAAGCTGAAAAAACATATTATCATAGTTTGAATAAACATATATTCAGCACTCAGAAACAACAAAGAGCCATGTCACAacatcaaattttgaaaacaattgAAACCTTGTGATGGGACGATGCACTGGATCTGCCTGCTTCTTTTCACACATTTCTTGTTTTCTGGTTCCACACAAAAACATAACCACCAAACACAATTAACCTTAAAGAAACCAAAAAGGACAAGGGTCTATGATGAATCAACATGAATTACCCAGACAATTAGACAAATGCATTAACCTTAAACAAaccaaaacaataaaataatctAAACAAAAAATTCACAAGAAAAGAAGGATCTATGATGAATCAACATAAGATAAGAGGAATTATACCCAGGCAAAGGTCTCTTGTTAACAACACAAGGGTAAGATCGACCTTGCACTAGATTCTGATTGATCACACTCAATGCTCGTCTGTTCTGTCCAAACTTTCTTGTACCAACATTCTGATTCTGATTATTCATCCCTGCTGAAATTCCAAAACCcccaaaagggaaaaaaaatattaacaccACAGTTAAATCTTTAAGCTTAGAATCCAAATTGAGCCCCAAAAATCTGAACTTTATTCTTTCCcagaaaaaaagaattaaaaaaggTTTGTACCTTGAAGAATTCTGGGCAAGGTTGAATTAGAATTGTTTTCATCAGAACCACCCATGATCGTTTTCACCTTAAAGTTTGTTAATTTGaaccaaaaaacaaaaattaacaacaacCCCAAGAACAACAATCGCTCAAGAATCTTTCCCCAAGAACCCAGAAGAAACCCCCAAAAAAAATTCTAGTAAAACAAGATCATTGAATAAGAAGGAAGattcagagagagagagaggaagagagagagaatcaaAGGGCGctgacacacacacacacactctatCGACTGAACCACAACGGGTATTTGTCCCTGTTGAGACACAACAATAAGAACCAATGTGTTTTTTTTTCCCCTTTGAAATGAGAAAAAAAGGGTTAACGGCTAGTGCTTTACGACCGTTGGATCATGTTTTACTTTTGACATTACCGTTTGATCCTTGAGGTTTGCAAAAAAGGGCTTTCTTTAATTTggagtttttattttttggtccTAACAACGGTAATGTTTTGTTGTTATAGTTAACACGTGATGACAGTGCAAGAAGGGAGGGGGGGAGTatctatttctttttattttt
Above is a genomic segment from Arachis stenosperma cultivar V10309 chromosome 1, arast.V10309.gnm1.PFL2, whole genome shotgun sequence containing:
- the LOC130937015 gene encoding G2/mitotic-specific cyclin-2-like isoform X1 — its product is MGGSDENNSNSTLPRILQGMNNQNQNVGTRKFGQNRRALSVINQNLVQGRSYPCVVNKRPLPGKQEMCEKKQADPVHRPITRRFAAQIASQQQQSCAEDPTKSNPSNSTRFEDLILIDEEQKLTADQPVPMSLEKPKLVQEEIEMEDIVEEESIINIDSSDVDDHLAVVEYIEDLHAHYRKFESLNCVSPDYMAQQFDINERMRAILVDWLIEVHDKFNLMQETLFLTINLIDRFLAKQTVIRKKLQLVGLVAMLLACKYEEVSVPVVGDLILISDKAYTRKDVLDMEKLMLNTLQFNISVPTAYVFMRRFLKAAQADKKLELLAFFLIELSLVEYDMLKFPASLLAAAAVYTAQCTVSGFKQWNKTCEWHTNYSEDQIFECSRMMVGLHQKAATAKLTGVRRKYSSSNYSYTAKCEPACFLLENQF
- the LOC130937015 gene encoding G2/mitotic-specific cyclin-2-like isoform X3 → MGGSDENNSNSTLPRILQAGMNNQNQNVGTRKFGQNRRALSVINQNLVQGRSYPCVVNKRPLPGKQEMCEKKQADPVHRPITRRFAAQIASQQQQSCAEDPTKSNPSNSTRFEDLILIDEEQKLTADQPVPMSLEKPKLVQEEIEMEDIVEEESIINIDSSDVDDHLAVVEYIEDLHAHYRKFESLNCVSPDYMAQQFDINERMRAILVDWLIEVHDKFNLMQETLFLTINLIDRFLAKQTVIRKKLQLVGLVAMLLACKYEEVSVPVVGDLILISDKAYTRKDVLDMEKLMLNTLQFNISVPTAYVFMRRFLKAAQADKKLELLAFFLIELSLVEYDMLKFPASLLAAAAVYTAQCTVSGFKQWNKTCEWHTNYSEDQIFECSRMMVGLHQKAATAKLTGVRRKYSSSNYSYTAKCEPACFLLENQF
- the LOC130937015 gene encoding G2/mitotic-specific cyclin-2-like isoform X2 encodes the protein MGGSDENNSNSTLPRILQAGMNNQNQNVGTRKFGQNRRALSVINQNLVQGRSYPCVVNKRPLPGRFAAQIASQQQQSCAEDPTKSNPSNSTRFEDLILIDEEQKLTADQPVPMSLEKPKLVQEEIEMEDIVEEESIINIDSSDVDDHLAVVEYIEDLHAHYRKFESLNCVSPDYMAQQFDINERMRAILVDWLIEVHDKFNLMQETLFLTINLIDRFLAKQTVIRKKLQLVGLVAMLLACKYEEVSVPVVGDLILISDKAYTRKDVLDMEKLMLNTLQFNISVPTAYVFMRRFLKAAQADKKLELLAFFLIELSLVEYDMLKFPASLLAAAAVYTAQCTVSGFKQWNKTCEWHTNYSEDQIFECSRMMVGLHQKAATAKLTGVRRKYSSSNYSYTAKCEPACFLLENQF